From a region of the Geothrix sp. 21YS21S-2 genome:
- a CDS encoding fibronectin type III domain-containing protein, with product MNWNPALPALAAALPLLLACGGGIGGSPVAPPTAVKVTQTSYLVLEVAWQPSEGKIDFYELQGRFAPEAWGLTSRLPKETTSIRIGVTAAEFTDVSYRVRAWFGTSYSPWSTEATVRIGLAPAENLHAWPDRGGLGVYWGNPSRYADTLLVERGTSPAATTPPAAWTAMPNLPYSPEALISVVDTDVVEGLYHQYRVTYSKGADHASALAAPHLVTLACPTGIQASATGGTVHLTWRNRSQAATGIRIARANGKDATQGAPLATLAPTATSFDDVDLLPGNYTYFVSAAATGDADAQGLPCVVQVLPPSGVWPFTDALVTLPLLPAVKLAQDGSWWLAGEEVPSLVIQHGTTSGWTKAAFTRGSAIPEPQLLLDGQGRAHLIHTADDGLNSGKHNILHTWLSDSGWTTETIGSRLFANSHGLAAALDAAGSPRLALNTRNDSHSDILEHAFKGADGNWVIEKIVHPALDTPWFTSRLFLKLAPDGTTHVVVGETASAAVLRRSPEGPWESVLDKDTGAGAVCAAEFTGAGHLRLLRNRGVVLASTWETEFSTMDFKDGAWTPAKHLATVPYLAVDASLVASRDGERFAYEDSNSADRHEVVLLGPGGIERFQVGRGRFGFAEGPNGRLWILAYAPDRNDGTAGPVGPSGTYRCYLEKP from the coding sequence ATGAATTGGAATCCCGCCCTCCCCGCGCTCGCCGCGGCCCTGCCGCTGCTCCTGGCTTGCGGCGGCGGCATCGGAGGCTCACCGGTGGCGCCCCCCACGGCCGTCAAGGTCACGCAGACGTCCTACCTGGTGCTGGAAGTCGCCTGGCAGCCCTCGGAGGGCAAGATCGACTTCTACGAACTCCAGGGCAGGTTCGCGCCCGAGGCCTGGGGACTGACCAGCCGCCTGCCCAAGGAGACCACGAGCATTCGCATCGGAGTCACCGCCGCGGAGTTCACGGATGTCTCCTACCGGGTCCGGGCGTGGTTCGGGACCAGCTATTCCCCCTGGTCCACCGAAGCCACCGTGCGGATCGGGCTGGCCCCCGCCGAAAACCTGCACGCCTGGCCGGACAGGGGCGGCCTGGGAGTCTACTGGGGCAACCCCAGCAGGTACGCCGATACCCTCCTGGTGGAGCGCGGCACGTCCCCCGCCGCCACCACGCCGCCGGCCGCCTGGACCGCGATGCCGAACCTGCCCTATTCCCCGGAGGCGCTGATATCGGTCGTGGACACGGACGTGGTCGAGGGCCTCTACCACCAATACCGCGTGACCTACAGCAAGGGCGCGGACCACGCCTCGGCCCTGGCCGCGCCGCACCTGGTGACCCTGGCCTGCCCCACCGGCATCCAGGCCTCCGCCACGGGCGGGACCGTCCACCTGACCTGGCGGAACCGGAGCCAGGCGGCCACAGGCATCCGTATCGCCCGGGCCAACGGGAAGGACGCCACGCAGGGCGCGCCTCTCGCCACCCTGGCCCCCACGGCCACCTCCTTCGACGACGTGGACCTGCTGCCCGGCAACTACACCTATTTCGTGAGCGCCGCGGCCACGGGCGATGCGGATGCCCAAGGGCTCCCCTGCGTCGTGCAGGTCCTGCCGCCTTCCGGCGTCTGGCCCTTCACGGACGCCCTGGTGACCCTGCCCCTCCTCCCGGCCGTCAAGCTCGCCCAGGACGGATCCTGGTGGCTGGCCGGCGAGGAAGTCCCCTCCCTCGTCATCCAGCACGGCACCACGTCAGGCTGGACCAAGGCGGCGTTCACCCGGGGTTCCGCAATCCCCGAACCCCAGCTCCTTCTCGACGGCCAGGGCCGGGCCCACCTGATCCACACCGCCGACGACGGGTTGAATTCCGGGAAACACAACATCCTCCACACCTGGCTCAGCGATTCGGGGTGGACGACGGAGACCATCGGTTCCCGGTTGTTTGCCAACTCCCATGGCCTGGCCGCGGCGCTGGACGCGGCCGGTTCGCCCCGCCTGGCCCTCAACACCAGGAACGACTCGCATTCCGACATCCTGGAACATGCCTTCAAGGGCGCCGACGGCAACTGGGTCATCGAAAAGATCGTCCATCCGGCCCTGGACACCCCGTGGTTCACCAGCCGGCTCTTCCTGAAACTGGCCCCCGACGGCACCACCCATGTGGTGGTGGGCGAAACGGCCAGCGCCGCGGTCCTGCGCCGCAGCCCGGAAGGCCCCTGGGAGTCCGTCCTGGACAAGGATACCGGGGCAGGCGCCGTGTGCGCGGCGGAGTTCACAGGCGCAGGCCACCTGCGCCTGCTTCGCAATCGGGGCGTGGTCCTGGCCTCGACGTGGGAGACGGAATTCTCAACGATGGACTTCAAGGACGGGGCGTGGACCCCGGCGAAACACCTGGCCACCGTGCCGTACCTCGCCGTCGACGCGTCCCTGGTCGCCAGCCGCGACGGGGAGAGGTTCGCCTACGAGGACAGCAACTCCGCCGACCGCCACGAAGTCGTCCTGCTCGGACCGGGCGG